In Flavobacterium piscisymbiosum, the sequence TTTTTTCAGATGTCCAATCTTTTCTGTGCAATCGATGTGCAGCATTAAAATGTGCTTTTCTTGATATGGTTACTCTCATTTGGTGGTTGGTTAGTCTGGGTTAAAGCTTATGATCTTCTAAATAATGATCAAATTCATCAAATATTATTTTAAACCAAACGGTATAAATTTCAGGTTGTTTTTCAATATCAGCTTTTACATCCTCAATCTTCATCCATTTCCAGTCTTCTACTTCTTCAGTATTTATGTTTGGGTTATCATTATAATAACCAATCATAACATGATCCAGTTCATGCTCTGTCAAACCATTATCAAAAGGTGCTTTATAAATAAAATGAAAGAGTTCTTTCAACTCGGCTTTAAAACCCATTTCTTCAAACAATCTTCTGCTTCCGGCTTCGACATTCGTTTCTCCCTCACGCTGATGGCTACAACATGTATTGGTCCAGAGTAAAGGCGAGTGATATTTGTGATGAGCACGTTGCTGCAGCATTATTTCATTTTTATCATTTAAAATAAAAACCGAAAAAGCGCGATGCAGGACTGCTTTTTCATGTGCTTCTAATTTTGGCATTAAGCCAATTTGCTCATCGTTTTGGTTTACTAATATTACGTTTTCTTCTATCATAGGGCTTATTGATCAAACAAAAATACGAAAAAAGAAATGGCTTGAAAATCCTAGACGAGATTGTGAAAAGTTTAACGAGCATTGCATTTTACAAAAAACTGATTCACAACAAAATACACATCATTCAATCGCAAAAATCCTTTAAAAATAAGACCCAAAAACTAAAACTAAATGTTTTACGTACATAATAAAAGTTAAAACATACTTAAAAAAATCTCAATTGTACAATACACAGGATTTCAGGGCGAAATCTAGTTGTATCTTTGAAATCACAGAATTAAAGCACTCAAAAACAATGAAAACAAAAACCCAAATCTTCAGCCTTTGCTTTTTAATTCCGCTTTTTATTTTACAGGCATGCGGACAAAGCGCAAAAAAACAAAATACCAAAACAGTAGTCATGGAAAACAAAATCACTAAACCCGGAAATCCTTATTATTCGAACACAGATACCACCAAACTTAATGTCACGGATGCTGAATGGAAAAAGGTATTACCCGAAGACGTTTATGATGTAATGCGAAATGCAGATACCGAAAGACCTTTTACCGGAAAATACTGGAATACAGACGAAAAAGGAACTTATTATTGCGCTTCTTGCGGGAACTTACTTTTTCGTTCCGGAGCCAAATTTGCCAGCAGCTGCGGATGGCCAAGTTTTTTTGAACAAGACAACAAAAAAAGTGTAGTATATAAAAATGATAACTCTCTGGGAATGGAAAGAATCGAAGCGCTTTGCGGGCGTTGCGGCGGACATTTAGGCCATTTATTTGATGACGGACCGGAACCAACCGGAAAGCGTTATTGCATGAATTCGATCGCACTTGACTTTGTTCCTGATTCTAAATAAAACAACGATGAAAAATATATTTCTAATTGCCTTTTTTGCATTATCCCTGAACGGATTTGCACAAAACACCAAAACAAAAAGCGCTTCAAACCTCGAAACTATTACCCTTGGCGGAGGTTGTTATTGGTGCGTTGAAGCTGTTTATGAAAATTTAGACGGAGTCAAATCTGTAGTTTCCGGTTTCTCCGGAGGAAAAGTAGCCAATCCTACTTATGAAGAAGTTTGCACAGGAACCACCGGCCATGCCGAAGTGGTTCAAATAACTTATGACAAAACAAAAACTGATATCAATGAAATTTTTCAGGTTTTCTTTACCGTTCATGATCCAACTACATTAAATCGTCAGGGCGCAGATGTTGGAACTCAATATCGTTCTGTTATTTTTTATAAAAATGAAGAACAGAAAAAAGCAGCCCAAAGTATTATTGCAGAATTAAACAAAGCAAAAGTTTACAACAGTCCAATTGTGACAAAAGTAGAACCTTTTAAAGTTTTCTATAAAGCCGAAGATTATCACCAAAATTACTATGCAAACAACAAGAGTCAACCGTATTGCAAAATGGTAATTCAGCCGAAAATAGAAAAATTTGAAAAAGTATTTAAAGACAAATTAAAAAAGAAATAACAGACTTTTATATTGGTTAATAATAGTTGCCGTTCATGAAAGTGAACGGTTTTTTTTTATTTTTTTGCCACGAATTTCACGAATTATCACGAATTAGAATTAAACATTATAAAGAAAAAAATTAGTGGAGATTAGTGAAATTCGTGGCAAACTTTTTTCTCCAATAGCAATTCATATTTTTTGTAATTTGCAGCCACAAACCAATTAAAAACCACAAAATGAAGCAATTATTTTTCTTGTTTGCCTTATTCTTTACATTTTTTCAAATCCAATCTCAGGAGAATTTACCAACAGATTATCTCTCGAAAGAATTTCATAGAGGACGTCGGGAAGCATTTAGAAATCTAATGCCTGCAAATTCTGTAGCGGTAATTTTTTCTTATCCCGACAGAGTTTTTTCAAAAGACATTAATTATAATTATCATCAAAATCCCGATTTATATTACCTGTCAGGATACAAAGAACCTGATGCTGTTTTATTTATTTTTAAAGAAACTCAGGGACCAGAAAAATACAATGAAATTCTTTTTGTGAGAGAAAGAAATGCATCAAAAGAAACATGGACAGGAAGACGTTTAGGAACCGAAGGCGCAAAATCTAAACTAGGATTCACAACAGTTTATAACGGAAAAGATTTTAAAAATTTTGCAATCGATTTTAAAAAATTCGACAAGATAATTTACGATAAAATCCCAACAGATATTGGCAATGACAAAAGCGGATTTGATCTTTATGGTCTGTTAGAAAGTTTTAAAACCAAAGCCGCGATTATACAACAAAATGGAGCATCAATAGACTTATTTACCCATATCACCAATTCGCTTAGAGAAATAAAAACTCCGGAAGAAATGGAGTTAATGCGTAAAACCGTAAAACTTTCCTGCATTGCGCATAACGAAGTAATGAAAGCCGTTGGTCCAGATATGAGCGAAAACGAAGCTGACGGAATTCACGCTTACATTCACAGACATTACGGTGCCGAAGGCGAAGGTTATCCGCCAATTGTAGGTGCCGGAGCAAACGGATGCATCCTGCATTATGGCGAAAATAACGCCACAAAAATCGACAATCAATTATTATTGATGGATGTGGGTTCTGAATACCACGGTTATTCTGCCGATGTTACCAGAACAATTCCGGCAAACGGAAAATTTACCGAAGAGCAAAAAGCCATTTATCAATTGGTATATGAATCACAGGAAGAGGTTTTTAAAATTTGTAAACCAGGAACTCCAATTCAGGATCTAAATGAAAGATCCAGAGAAGTTATTGCGGCAGGATTAATTAAACTAGGCATTATTAGTGACCCTAAAGATTCCCGAATATATTATCCGCACGGCTGCTCCCATTTTCTGGGCTTAGATGTTCATGACAAAGGAAATTATATGGGCAATCTAAAAGAAAACATGGTGCTCACGGTTGAACCCGGAATCTATATTCCTGCAAACAGCAAATGCGATAAAAAATGGTGGAATATTGGTGTTCGCATCGAAGATGATATCGCAATCACAAAAGATTCATACGAAAATTTATCAGCAGAATCTCCTAGAAAATGGCAGGATGTCGAGAAATTAGCGACTCAAAAAAGTACTTTCAACGAAATGAAATTCCCTAAAATATAATTGTTTTTCTTGCCACAGATTAAAAGATTTTCACAGATTATTTCAGGTTAAATTTAAAAAAAATCATTTAAATAATTTAATCTGTGGGAAAAAATCAAAACCTTGTTTCTCTTGGAACGAGGTTTTTTTATGTCGAATTTTACCGTACTTTGTATTTCTAAAAATGTAAAAAATGAAAGCACTTACCTTCTCCACTTTCGGGAATTCTGATGTTTTAGAATATATAGAAATTCCAAATCCTGAATTAAAAAACGATGAAATTTTAGTCGAGATGAAAGCCATCGGATTAAATTTTGCTGATGTTTACAGACGAAAAGGTAATTATCACCTGAAAGGAAATCCGCCTTTTATTGCCGGTTACGAAGGCGCCGGAATTGTTATCAATACCAACAATCATCCCGAATATAAAATAGGCGATCGTATAGCTTTCGCCGATGTTCCTTTTGCGAATGCAGAATTGGTTGCAGTAAATATCAATCATGTTCTCCCTCTGCCTGAAGCCATTTCTTTTGAAACTGCCGCTTCGATTTTATTACAAGGTTTAACAGCGCATTATTTAGCAACCGACAGTCATAAAACTGCGAAAGGCGAAACTGTTTTAATTCATGCTGTTGCAGGCGGAGTTGGGCAATTTTTAACTCAAATTAGCAAACTTTTAGGCGCGAATGTTATTGGCCTGACCTCATCTGCAGACAAGGCAAAAGTGGCTATCGAACAAGGTGCAGATCATGTTTTTCTATATAATAATGATTGGAAATCGGACATTTTTAAAACAATTGCAAAAGGTGTTGATGTAGTTTACGACAGTATTGGAAATACTTTAAAAGATAGTTTCGAAGTCACCAAAGAATGCGGACAGGTTGTTTTCTTTGGGATGGCCGGTGGAGATCCCGAGCCTGTAGACCCAAGAATGCTAATGGATACTTCAAAGACTTTAACCGGAGGCGATTTATGGAGTTATTTAAATTCTAAAGAAGAAAGAATCAAAAGATCCAGCCAATTATTCAACTGGATCATCGAAGGAAAAATCAAACTTTCAGAACCCACCTCTTTCAAATTATCCGAAGGCAAACTAGCCCACGATTATCTCGAAAGCCGAAAAAGCACCGGAAAAATAATATTGATTCCGTAATTTTTCGCCACGAATTATTTTTCACGCTGATTTATTTATATCTGGATTTAAAATCAATCTGCTGAAATAAATAATAATAATAATAATAATCTGGGCGTGCCACCAATAAAAAAAGGCGCTAACTATTGCAATCGCATAGTCGCCCCTTTTTTTATTGCTGTCGGGCTTTCACTGCTACTGCGGTAGCTTAGCTCTATCCCTCACGCATCATCAGTTTTCAGTGCAATCTTGTCATCCCGAGAAACGAGGGATCTCCGCAAGAAACTCCTCAAGCAAGGTTTTCAATCTTTGTCGAGCTACTAACGGAGATCCCTCGTTTCTCGGGATGACAAACTATACGAAAATATTGTTATGAAAATAATTGGCCTAGCCCCGATAGAAGTGGAAATCCTTTTTCTGGCTTCTTTAGCCAGGAAAAGATTGAAACGAATAGCGGGATTAGCTCCCTAAAAAAAGATTTACTTTTATCATACAAATGACATAAAATGAACATATAAAATCCGTTTTATCCGCGTACTTTCTTTTTCAAGATCCGTTTACGATAAAATTCAATCCAATTCTATAAACTATCCACCTCAATTTTCGTCAATTCAGACAATTGTAAAATTCGGGAAACATCATTTTTATTCGCCACAAAAAACAAATAATTATCTCCATGAGTATCATAACTCATCAATTCAAGACCTCTTTTCTCTAAAGCCGATTGAATGTAAGGAAACAAATCATGGCTATAGGTTTCTTCGGGATAATCGAAATTAAGATCTTCGCCAATCATTTCTGAAATAAAATATTCAGCATCTTCAGGATCAAATTTCCAGTCGCTGTTCCAGGCATCGATACTTTCAAAAAAGTCCCATTGTCCTTTCACGATATCATGATATTCTGTATGTCCTTTTTTAAAATTCTTTAAAAGTTTCTTCGATTGCTTTTGAACCAATTTTTCATCGACATCTCCTCTTGAAACCAATTTTATAAACTCTTCAAAAGTTTCCTGCGTAACTTCAACTTCTTCAGGTAATAAACTTTCTGCTGAAGGAAGCTCAATTTCTTTGGGTAATTCAATTTTTACATATTCGCATATTCCCTGCAAAACCTTCTCAAACTCTTTGAAACCTATTTTCTGAGTATCGTTTTTTGGATCCTTTATATCGATAGATTCCGTATCTAATATTCCTTTGGTGTAATCCAGAAAAAAACTATTATTATAGAGCATTCTAAAATCGTTAGTTTCTAAACTATTCGTACAACAAAAAAAGATAACGAAATTATGCAAAACATGTTTCAGGTACTTTTTAGCTTCCGGGGTTGGCTCTGTATAAAACTGAATATGAATATAATCGTATTCCAATTCCTGAAGCATCTGCTCTTCTGAAACTGGTCCTATATTAATCTTTTTATAGATTTCGTTTAAAACTTCGTAGGCATTTTTATAACCTGCCTTTTTAATTTCATTTTGGGCCTCTTCATAATTAAATGAACCGGGAAATGAATATAAATTCACTAAAACAGTATCATGAATTCCTTTTATCTTAAACTCCAGTTTATTATTCTCATTATACAAATAAGTATAAATAGCATCAACAACATCAAAAGAAACAATCGATTTTGGATCGTTATTTCGACCAAATAAATTAGAAAAGAAGTCTTTCATATTATATATTATTTTAAAGTTTCAGCAATCATCAAAGCGCATTTTTCGCCATCAATAGCTGCCGATATAATTCCGCCAGCATAACCTGCTCCTTCTCCGCAAGGATACAAACCTTTTATTTGTAAATGCTCATAAGTAATTGGATCTCTCGGAATTCGAACAGGTGATGAAGTTCTGCTTTCCGGTGCATGCAAAATAGCTTCATTGGTCAAATAACCACGCATCGATTTTCCGAATTCTTTAAATCCTTCGCGTAAAATCTGAGATAAAAATCCTGGAAATACCTGTCCCATTTCTACCGAAGTTGTTCCTGGTACATAAGATGTTTTCGGAATATCTGCCGAAACTTTATTTTGAGTAAAATCGACCATTCGCTGTGCCGGAACTTTCTGCGTTTCTCCTGCCAAATGCCAAGCTTTTTGCTCGATACTTTTTTGGAATTCCATTCCGGCCAAAGCACCAAATTTTGCAAAAGATTTAAAATCTTCCAATTTCAATTCGATTACAATTCCTGAATTTGCCGTAACCTGATCACGTTTAGATGGTGACCAGCCGTTTGTAACCACTTCGCCCGGACTTGTCGCGCAAGGCGCAATTACACCTCCAGGACACATACAAAAAGAGTACATTCCGCGGCCGTTTACTTGTTTTACAATAGAATACGGTGCGGGAGGCAAATGTTCGCCACGATAATCGCAACTGTATTGAATACTGTCAATTAATTCTTGTGAATGTTCTGCACGAACTCCCAAAGCAAAAGGTTTCGCTTCTATAAAAATTTTCTTTTTATCTAATAATTCAAAGATATCGCGCGCCGAATGTCCTGTTGCAAGGATCAATTTATTAGCCAGAATCTTTTCTCCGTTTTGAGTAACGATTCCTTCGACTTCATTATTTTTTACCAAAATATCGGTTACTCTGGTATCAAACAAAACCTGACCACCAAACTCGATGATTTTATTTCGAATATCTTCAATGATTTTAGGCAATTTATTTGTTCCGATATGCGGATGTGCTTCTACCAGAATATCTTCTGAAGCTCCAAAAGCTACCAAAAGTTCCAGAATTCTCGTAACATCGCCACGTTTTTTAGAACGTGTATATAACTTTCCGTCAGAATAAGTTCCTGCTCCACCTTCACCAAAACAATAATTAGAATCTTCGTTTACCAAATGATCTACGTTGATCGCTTTTAGATCACGTCTACGCCCTCGAACATCTTTTCCGCGTTCGATTACAATTGGCTTTAAGCCTAATTCTATTAATTGCAAAGCCGCAAAAAGCCCGGCTGGACCAGCGCCAACTACAATCACTTCCTGAGCCGAAGAAACGTCCTTATATATAGGTAGCTCTATTTTAGTTTCCTGAAAGGCTTCGCCTTGCAGATAGATAATCACTTTTAGGTTGATTTTTATCGCTTTTTGGCGCGCATCTATAGAGCGTTTTAAAATAGAAACATGTTGAATTTCCTTTGGAGAAACCTTTATTTGTTTAGACAAATAGTCTTTTAGCAACAATTCGTTTGCAGCTATTTCCGGCGTTACCTGAAGTAAAAGTTCTCTTGGCATTTTATTTTATTTATTCAATTAGCTTTTCTATTTATGAA encodes:
- the idi gene encoding isopentenyl-diphosphate Delta-isomerase gives rise to the protein MIEENVILVNQNDEQIGLMPKLEAHEKAVLHRAFSVFILNDKNEIMLQQRAHHKYHSPLLWTNTCCSHQREGETNVEAGSRRLFEEMGFKAELKELFHFIYKAPFDNGLTEHELDHVMIGYYNDNPNINTEEVEDWKWMKIEDVKADIEKQPEIYTVWFKIIFDEFDHYLEDHKL
- the msrB gene encoding peptide-methionine (R)-S-oxide reductase MsrB produces the protein MKTKTQIFSLCFLIPLFILQACGQSAKKQNTKTVVMENKITKPGNPYYSNTDTTKLNVTDAEWKKVLPEDVYDVMRNADTERPFTGKYWNTDEKGTYYCASCGNLLFRSGAKFASSCGWPSFFEQDNKKSVVYKNDNSLGMERIEALCGRCGGHLGHLFDDGPEPTGKRYCMNSIALDFVPDSK
- the msrA gene encoding peptide-methionine (S)-S-oxide reductase MsrA; translated protein: MKNIFLIAFFALSLNGFAQNTKTKSASNLETITLGGGCYWCVEAVYENLDGVKSVVSGFSGGKVANPTYEEVCTGTTGHAEVVQITYDKTKTDINEIFQVFFTVHDPTTLNRQGADVGTQYRSVIFYKNEEQKKAAQSIIAELNKAKVYNSPIVTKVEPFKVFYKAEDYHQNYYANNKSQPYCKMVIQPKIEKFEKVFKDKLKKK
- a CDS encoding aminopeptidase P N-terminal domain-containing protein; amino-acid sequence: MKQLFFLFALFFTFFQIQSQENLPTDYLSKEFHRGRREAFRNLMPANSVAVIFSYPDRVFSKDINYNYHQNPDLYYLSGYKEPDAVLFIFKETQGPEKYNEILFVRERNASKETWTGRRLGTEGAKSKLGFTTVYNGKDFKNFAIDFKKFDKIIYDKIPTDIGNDKSGFDLYGLLESFKTKAAIIQQNGASIDLFTHITNSLREIKTPEEMELMRKTVKLSCIAHNEVMKAVGPDMSENEADGIHAYIHRHYGAEGEGYPPIVGAGANGCILHYGENNATKIDNQLLLMDVGSEYHGYSADVTRTIPANGKFTEEQKAIYQLVYESQEEVFKICKPGTPIQDLNERSREVIAAGLIKLGIISDPKDSRIYYPHGCSHFLGLDVHDKGNYMGNLKENMVLTVEPGIYIPANSKCDKKWWNIGVRIEDDIAITKDSYENLSAESPRKWQDVEKLATQKSTFNEMKFPKI
- a CDS encoding quinone oxidoreductase family protein, whose product is MKALTFSTFGNSDVLEYIEIPNPELKNDEILVEMKAIGLNFADVYRRKGNYHLKGNPPFIAGYEGAGIVINTNNHPEYKIGDRIAFADVPFANAELVAVNINHVLPLPEAISFETAASILLQGLTAHYLATDSHKTAKGETVLIHAVAGGVGQFLTQISKLLGANVIGLTSSADKAKVAIEQGADHVFLYNNDWKSDIFKTIAKGVDVVYDSIGNTLKDSFEVTKECGQVVFFGMAGGDPEPVDPRMLMDTSKTLTGGDLWSYLNSKEERIKRSSQLFNWIIEGKIKLSEPTSFKLSEGKLAHDYLESRKSTGKIILIP
- a CDS encoding DUF6630 family protein, whose amino-acid sequence is MKDFFSNLFGRNNDPKSIVSFDVVDAIYTYLYNENNKLEFKIKGIHDTVLVNLYSFPGSFNYEEAQNEIKKAGYKNAYEVLNEIYKKINIGPVSEEQMLQELEYDYIHIQFYTEPTPEAKKYLKHVLHNFVIFFCCTNSLETNDFRMLYNNSFFLDYTKGILDTESIDIKDPKNDTQKIGFKEFEKVLQGICEYVKIELPKEIELPSAESLLPEEVEVTQETFEEFIKLVSRGDVDEKLVQKQSKKLLKNFKKGHTEYHDIVKGQWDFFESIDAWNSDWKFDPEDAEYFISEMIGEDLNFDYPEETYSHDLFPYIQSALEKRGLELMSYDTHGDNYLFFVANKNDVSRILQLSELTKIEVDSL
- a CDS encoding NAD(P)/FAD-dependent oxidoreductase: MPRELLLQVTPEIAANELLLKDYLSKQIKVSPKEIQHVSILKRSIDARQKAIKINLKVIIYLQGEAFQETKIELPIYKDVSSAQEVIVVGAGPAGLFAALQLIELGLKPIVIERGKDVRGRRRDLKAINVDHLVNEDSNYCFGEGGAGTYSDGKLYTRSKKRGDVTRILELLVAFGASEDILVEAHPHIGTNKLPKIIEDIRNKIIEFGGQVLFDTRVTDILVKNNEVEGIVTQNGEKILANKLILATGHSARDIFELLDKKKIFIEAKPFALGVRAEHSQELIDSIQYSCDYRGEHLPPAPYSIVKQVNGRGMYSFCMCPGGVIAPCATSPGEVVTNGWSPSKRDQVTANSGIVIELKLEDFKSFAKFGALAGMEFQKSIEQKAWHLAGETQKVPAQRMVDFTQNKVSADIPKTSYVPGTTSVEMGQVFPGFLSQILREGFKEFGKSMRGYLTNEAILHAPESRTSSPVRIPRDPITYEHLQIKGLYPCGEGAGYAGGIISAAIDGEKCALMIAETLK